GAAGCGGCTAAGTAGCGCTTTCCCTGAGCCACAGAATTTTCGAAGGCCAGCCGGTGGAGGTGGGCTAAGTCACGAACGTCTGAGACTTCTAAGGACACGTGGGGGACCATTGGGAGCCCCTTAAGCAACTGTAAGAGGATTCCGTTGGAACTGACGGCCTTGGCGGAAAGAATTGGGCCAAAGATGGCGCCGGGTAAAATCGTGGTCAGTTGCAGGTCGTTGGCATTGGCGTAATCCCAAGCGGCCGTTTCGGCGGCGACTTTGGAGATCCGGTACGGGTCCAATTCGGGATTGTTGATATCCGTCCAGAAACTTTCGTCTAGTGTGGCGGTGCTATCGCTAGACGGCGTGGAGACGGCCTGTGAACTGGTCATCACGATCCGGGTGACGCCGGCGGTCTTGGCGGCCTTCAAAACGGTGAGGGCACCATTCTTAGCGACGTTGACCAGTTCGTCGACCGACTCGGTTCCGTTACCCATGGGGGAGGCCACGTGAATCACGCCGTCCGCACCGGTCAAGTTGGCCACCCAGTTTCGGTCGCTGGTCAGGTCGGCTTCAAAGCAACTAAATTGGGCCAACTGGTCGGGAGTGACGGCCCCGGCAATCTCGTCGGTTAACGCGGCAGCCTTGTTTAATGAACGCACGCTGGTGGCCACTTGGTAACCCGCTTGTAAGAATTCAACGATGACCCACCCCGCAACAAAACCGGTTCCCCCGGTCACAACAACTTTTTTCATGGTTAATTTCCTCGATTCGATTTAATTAGACAAATCAGATATAAATCTGTCTATTTCTTAATTTAGACAAACTATACTATTTTTTGTCTATTCTGTCAAAAGAAATGTTATAATCAATTTTAAGGAGGTGGCCTATGGACCCCAAAGAAACCTTAACCGTTCGGTTGAATCACATTATCTTAAGCCAAGGATTTCGCCAATTATCAATGGTGGATCTGGCCAAACAGGCCGGCGTTAGTCGGGCCAAACTGTACATCTACTTTAAGAATAAGGACGAGATCGTGGCGGCGGTGGTTGAACGACGCTTACGTTTTCTGGAAAAGTATCCCGTGCCGGCGCAGGTCACGGCCGCAAACCTGATTCCGACTATCCTCAATGCCCTATTGTTGATGGGCTCGACCACGACCCAATTTGAACATGAATTGCAGGAGGTCTATCCGCAACAATACCGGCTCTTTATGCAAGCCTCCGACACCTATCATCAGCAATTGTTGCTGTATTATCAGGCCGCCCAGGCCCAACACTTGGTTGTGGCCGACGTGCCGGCAGATTATTTATTGTTTCAAAGTCAAGTGGCCGTCCGGGGAACCTTGCGGGCGGTTCAGACCGGCCAACTGACGCTGGAACGGGGGGAGGCCTACCTTAAGGTGGGCTTGACCCTCCAATTACGGGCCCAACTGGTAGCTACGAACGTGACGATGTCCCCGGCAACCCGGGCGTTCAGCCAGGTGATTCTTAACGAATATTACGATACCTACGCGCGGCGCAAACCGGCAGCGCATTAACGGCAAAGTGCCCATTACTCCTGAGTTAGGAATAATGGGCACTTTTCGTTAGGGGAAAATTTAGTTACGCGGTCGTTCCAACCGCAGCGTCATCGCGTTGATGGCGACGATGATGGTACTGAGTGACATCACGATGGCCCCGACCATGGGGTCCAACATGAAGCCCAAGGGTGCCAGAATCCCGGCAGCCAGGGGGATGGCGACCAGGTTATACCCGGCTCCCCACCAGAGGTTTTCGGTCATCTTGCGGTTGGTGGCGTGGGCCAGCTTCAAGAAGGCCACCACGTCTGCGGGATCGCTGGCGACCAGGATGATGTCGGCGGCTTCCAGGGCCACGTCGGTTCCGGAGCCAATCGCCATGCCGATGTCGGCGCGGGCTAAGCTTGGTGCGTCGTTGACCCCGTCACCGATAAAGAGGACCTGACCTTGTTTCTGGTACTGGCCGACTAAGCGTTCCTTATCTTCGGGCAATAGGCGCGCTTGCACCTGGTCGATCCCCACGGCTTGGGCGACTTTGGTGGCCGTTTCCTGGTTATCGCCGGTCAACATGACTGGGGTGATGTCGTGTTGTTTCAGGTAGGTGATTAACTTAGCGGCGGTTGGTTTGATCTGATCGCCCTGGGCTACCAGGCCTAAGACCTGATCGTCGCCAATCAGGTAACTTAGGGAATTGCCCTCGGCGGCCAGGGTCTTGAACTGGTCGTGATCGTAAGCTAATTGGTGTTGGTCCAGGTAGGTCACCGCGACTAACCCGTAGGTGGTCCCGGCGATGGTGCCGAATTGCCCCATCCCGGGGACCTGATGCGGGTCTTGCGCCGCGGTAACGGTCAACCCGGCGTGTTTAGCGGCGGTCAGGATCCCAGTCGCTAAGGGGTGACTCGACCCGGCTTCCAGGTCGGCCATGAGTTGTAAGACGGTCTGGTCGTCGTGGGCGGGCGTCAGGCTGAGTAAATGGTTGACCTTGAACTGACCCTGCGTCAGGGTTCCGGTCTTATCCATCAAGGCAAACTTCAACGCCTTAACCTGTTCGACGGCGTTGCGATTCCGGATTAACAGCCCATTTTGAGCGGCTAACGCGGTACTGCGGGCGACCACCAGTGGAACGGCGAGTCCCAGTGCGTGAGGGCAGGCAATCACGAAGACCGCCACGGTGACGGAGAGGGCGCCGGCCAGATTGGTCAGGTTGAGCCAAACGATGAAGGCGAGAATCCCTACGAAGAGGGCGGCGTAAAAGAGGTAGCCAGCGACGCGGTCCGCCAGATTTTCGGAGGCGGACTTGGCGTTTTGCGCGTTTTGAATCAGGGTCATGACCTGAGCCAGGTAGCCGGTCTCTCCGGTGCCGGTCACCTGAGCGGTAAAGGTTCCGGTGCCGTTGACTGAGCCACCGATGACCGAATCACCCACGGTCTTCTTGACTGCGGCGGATTCCCCGGTGACCAGGGATTCGTTAACGGCGCTGCTCCCGGTCAGAATGGTCGCGTCGGCCGGGATTTGTTCTCCGGCGCGCACAACCACCGTTTGTCCGGTTTGGACGTTTACCAAACGAACATCGGTCACGTTCCCGGCGGCGTCCTGGACGTGAGCAACTTGGGGTAAGAGTTTCCCCAACGCGTCGACGGCTGAGCCCGCATTCATGACGGTGTTCATTTCAATCCAGTGACCCAGTAACATGATGTCGATCAACGTGGCCAGTTCCCAGAAGAAGTCGGTCACCACCGGCGTCACGTGAAAGAGGTTATTCGCCACGACCGCGTAAATGCTGTAGAGGTAGGCGACCCCGATTCCGAGGGTAATCAGGGTCATCATGGCTGGCTTACGGGTGGCTAGTTCGCCTTGAGCCCCGCTGAAGAACGGACCCCCGCCATAGAGAAAGAGCACCGTCCCTAAGACGGCGACCAGCCAATCACTGCCCGGAAAAGTCAGCTGAAAGGGCAACCGCATCCCCATCATCGGGGACATCACCAGGATCGGCAGGGTCAGAATTAATGAGATCCAGAACTTACGCTTCAGGTTACCCATGTGCATCATGTGGCCGTTGCCCATGGACATCTCACCCATGGTGTGGTCCGAA
Above is a window of Levilactobacillus zymae DNA encoding:
- a CDS encoding NAD-dependent epimerase/dehydratase family protein, which codes for MKKVVVTGGTGFVAGWVIVEFLQAGYQVATSVRSLNKAAALTDEIAGAVTPDQLAQFSCFEADLTSDRNWVANLTGADGVIHVASPMGNGTESVDELVNVAKNGALTVLKAAKTAGVTRIVMTSSQAVSTPSSDSTATLDESFWTDINNPELDPYRISKVAAETAAWDYANANDLQLTTILPGAIFGPILSAKAVSSNGILLQLLKGLPMVPHVSLEVSDVRDLAHLHRLAFENSVAQGKRYLAASQSLTMLAVERLFQTNFPEHRIKVRALPNWGTRVVARFVPSLRALVPMLNRQYHHTTAAAEHDLGWTQHRPQDTVVDTAKALQRFGLDQ
- a CDS encoding helix-turn-helix domain-containing protein, with product MDPKETLTVRLNHIILSQGFRQLSMVDLAKQAGVSRAKLYIYFKNKDEIVAAVVERRLRFLEKYPVPAQVTAANLIPTILNALLLMGSTTTQFEHELQEVYPQQYRLFMQASDTYHQQLLLYYQAAQAQHLVVADVPADYLLFQSQVAVRGTLRAVQTGQLTLERGEAYLKVGLTLQLRAQLVATNVTMSPATRAFSQVILNEYYDTYARRKPAAH
- a CDS encoding copper-translocating P-type ATPase, translated to MPDHEMAGMPMGQTHSDHTMGEMSMGNGHMMHMGNLKRKFWISLILTLPILVMSPMMGMRLPFQLTFPGSDWLVAVLGTVLFLYGGGPFFSGAQGELATRKPAMMTLITLGIGVAYLYSIYAVVANNLFHVTPVVTDFFWELATLIDIMLLGHWIEMNTVMNAGSAVDALGKLLPQVAHVQDAAGNVTDVRLVNVQTGQTVVVRAGEQIPADATILTGSSAVNESLVTGESAAVKKTVGDSVIGGSVNGTGTFTAQVTGTGETGYLAQVMTLIQNAQNAKSASENLADRVAGYLFYAALFVGILAFIVWLNLTNLAGALSVTVAVFVIACPHALGLAVPLVVARSTALAAQNGLLIRNRNAVEQVKALKFALMDKTGTLTQGQFKVNHLLSLTPAHDDQTVLQLMADLEAGSSHPLATGILTAAKHAGLTVTAAQDPHQVPGMGQFGTIAGTTYGLVAVTYLDQHQLAYDHDQFKTLAAEGNSLSYLIGDDQVLGLVAQGDQIKPTAAKLITYLKQHDITPVMLTGDNQETATKVAQAVGIDQVQARLLPEDKERLVGQYQKQGQVLFIGDGVNDAPSLARADIGMAIGSGTDVALEAADIILVASDPADVVAFLKLAHATNRKMTENLWWGAGYNLVAIPLAAGILAPLGFMLDPMVGAIVMSLSTIIVAINAMTLRLERPRN